One genomic region from Amycolatopsis sp. FBCC-B4732 encodes:
- the hemQ gene encoding hydrogen peroxide-dependent heme synthase: MARVNYNELNDTIRYTTWSVFRIEPGRLGEDRGTAGRETAEYLDGLEAKGVVVRGVYDLSALRADADYMIWWHAEEIEQVQAAYAGFRRTPLGRASTPVWSQTALHRPAEFNKSHIPAFLAGEEARKYICVYPFVRSYEWYLLPDADRRKMLADHGKEARDYPDVRANTVASFALGDYEWILAFEADELHRIVDLMRHLRGTEARLHVREEIPFYTGTRVPPAELVAALP, translated from the coding sequence ATGGCGCGGGTCAACTACAACGAGCTCAACGACACCATCCGCTACACGACCTGGTCGGTGTTCCGGATCGAGCCCGGCAGGCTGGGCGAGGACCGCGGGACCGCCGGCCGGGAGACCGCCGAGTACCTCGACGGCCTGGAGGCGAAGGGCGTCGTCGTCCGGGGTGTCTACGACCTGTCCGCGCTGCGCGCCGACGCCGACTACATGATCTGGTGGCACGCCGAGGAGATCGAGCAGGTCCAGGCCGCCTACGCCGGGTTCCGCCGGACGCCGCTCGGGCGCGCGTCGACGCCGGTCTGGAGCCAGACCGCGCTGCACCGGCCCGCCGAGTTCAACAAGAGCCACATCCCCGCGTTCCTCGCCGGGGAAGAGGCGCGCAAGTACATCTGCGTGTACCCGTTCGTCCGCTCCTACGAGTGGTACCTGCTGCCGGACGCCGACCGCCGCAAGATGCTGGCCGACCACGGCAAGGAAGCCCGCGACTACCCGGACGTGCGCGCGAACACCGTCGCGTCGTTCGCGCTGGGCGACTACGAGTGGATCCTCGCCTTCGAGGCCGACGAGCTGCACCGCATCGTCGACCTGATGCGCCACCTGCGCGGTACCGAAGCGCGGCTGCACGTCCGGGAGGAAATCCCGTTCTACACCGGCACGCGCGTGCCGCCCGCCGAGCTCGTCGCGGCCCTGCCGTAG
- a CDS encoding DNA polymerase domain-containing protein, protein MPKHGDPVEYEVGGRTVRVSSPDKVYFPQRGITKRQVVEHYITVGAPLLRAIGERPTTLKRYVDGVEGEWFYAKRVPKGAPPWVETAEITFPSGRKAAEVCPAEPAVFAWAANLGTFDFHPWPVRRADADHPDELRIDVDPPDRAGFADAVEVARVVREVLADAGLTGYPKTSGGRGVHVLVRIRPEWDFVEVRHAVIALGREVARRIPEKATIAWWKEERGGRVFLDYNQAARDRTVASAWSVRGTPRATVSTPLTWDLLDEVDADDFDVLTIPAFLASHGDLHAGMDAKAFGLETALEWYERDLRDEGLGDMPYPPDYPKMPGEPKRVQPSKARPD, encoded by the coding sequence ATGCCGAAGCACGGAGATCCGGTCGAGTACGAGGTGGGCGGGCGGACGGTCCGCGTCTCGAGCCCGGACAAGGTGTACTTCCCCCAGCGCGGCATCACGAAGCGGCAGGTCGTCGAGCACTACATCACCGTCGGCGCCCCGTTGCTGCGCGCGATCGGCGAGCGGCCGACCACGCTGAAGCGCTACGTCGACGGCGTCGAAGGCGAGTGGTTCTACGCCAAGCGCGTGCCGAAGGGCGCGCCGCCGTGGGTCGAGACCGCCGAGATCACGTTCCCGTCGGGCCGCAAGGCGGCCGAGGTGTGCCCGGCCGAGCCCGCGGTGTTCGCGTGGGCGGCCAACCTGGGGACGTTCGACTTCCACCCGTGGCCGGTCCGCCGCGCCGACGCCGACCACCCGGACGAGCTCCGCATCGACGTCGACCCCCCGGACCGGGCGGGCTTCGCCGACGCGGTCGAGGTGGCCCGGGTGGTCCGCGAGGTGCTGGCGGACGCGGGCCTGACCGGCTACCCGAAGACGTCCGGCGGCCGCGGCGTGCACGTCCTGGTCCGGATCCGCCCGGAGTGGGACTTCGTCGAGGTCCGCCACGCGGTGATCGCCCTCGGCCGCGAGGTGGCTCGGCGCATCCCGGAGAAGGCGACGATCGCGTGGTGGAAGGAGGAACGCGGCGGCCGGGTGTTCCTCGACTACAACCAGGCGGCCCGCGACCGCACGGTGGCCTCGGCCTGGTCGGTCCGCGGCACCCCGCGGGCGACGGTCTCGACGCCGCTGACGTGGGACCTCCTGGACGAGGTCGACGCGGACGACTTCGACGTGCTGACGATCCCGGCGTTCCTGGCGTCGCACGGGGACCTGCACGCGGGGATGGACGCGAAGGCGTTCGGGCTGGAGACGGCGCTGGAGTGGTACGAGCGCGACCTGCGGGACGAGGGGCTGGGGGACATGCCGTACCCGCCGGACTACCCGAAGATGCCGGGGGAGCCGAAGCGGGTCCAGCCGAGCAAGGCCCGCCCGGACTGA
- a CDS encoding serine/threonine-protein kinase: MGVVWRATDVRLERDVAIKQILPQPGVSETERDNMRQRAMREAKNAARFQHPNAIVVFDIAEHNGDPCLVMEYLNGPSLSTILSEEGTLPLGRIARIGEQVASALVAAHRAGIVHRDVKPGNILIDETGTAKITDFGISRAAGDMTLTATGLIGGTPAYLAPELARGADPVPSSDVFALGATLYQAIEGTTPYGNTTNQLALLYAAANGQINPPVQAGAATALLMSLLRSEPGERPSMAEARERLAALARTEPGGMSASPPLLSGNAGRKPAAPAESGDRPPWQRTDQPAPQSPPVGTPVPANKAASNPPRPTAAFMPMRSPAAPPNTPPRPMPAAAPTARAPQYSSNTAKPDNKRKYALFAGAGAAVVVAAVVLFLVLNSGSDGAGGDQTAQSPGAQPTTGQTTPKSGQSSATNAPAGLGQTIPEGKITDFQAAGHAITGFYDNPAGGWSKLTPAAQQVYGSEQAFAEYWANNKVSDYASARADSGGANSDGSITMNLTVNGTRNAYRIVTVGGTMLIDADTRLGPQGAPGSGY; the protein is encoded by the coding sequence ATGGGAGTCGTGTGGCGCGCCACCGACGTGCGCCTCGAGCGCGACGTCGCGATCAAGCAGATCCTGCCCCAGCCGGGCGTCTCCGAGACCGAGCGCGACAACATGCGCCAGCGCGCGATGCGCGAGGCGAAGAACGCCGCCCGGTTCCAGCACCCGAACGCGATCGTGGTGTTCGACATCGCCGAGCACAACGGCGACCCGTGCCTGGTGATGGAGTACCTGAACGGGCCCAGCCTCTCCACGATCCTGTCCGAGGAGGGCACGCTGCCCCTCGGCCGCATCGCCCGGATCGGCGAGCAGGTCGCGTCCGCGCTGGTCGCCGCGCACCGCGCCGGGATCGTGCACCGCGACGTCAAGCCCGGCAACATCCTGATCGACGAGACCGGCACCGCGAAGATCACCGACTTCGGCATCTCGCGCGCGGCCGGCGACATGACGCTCACCGCGACCGGCCTGATCGGCGGCACGCCCGCGTACCTGGCGCCCGAGCTGGCGCGCGGCGCCGACCCGGTGCCCAGCTCCGACGTCTTCGCCCTCGGCGCGACCCTCTACCAGGCGATCGAGGGCACCACGCCGTACGGCAACACCACCAACCAGCTCGCGCTGCTCTACGCGGCCGCGAACGGCCAGATCAACCCGCCGGTGCAGGCAGGCGCGGCCACCGCGCTGCTGATGAGCCTGCTGCGCAGTGAGCCGGGCGAGCGGCCGAGCATGGCCGAGGCCCGCGAGCGGCTCGCCGCGCTGGCCCGGACCGAGCCCGGCGGCATGAGCGCGTCGCCGCCGCTGCTCTCCGGCAACGCGGGCCGCAAGCCCGCCGCCCCGGCCGAGAGCGGCGACCGCCCGCCGTGGCAGCGCACCGACCAGCCCGCGCCGCAGTCACCGCCGGTCGGCACGCCGGTGCCCGCGAACAAGGCGGCGTCGAACCCGCCGCGCCCGACCGCGGCGTTCATGCCGATGCGGTCGCCGGCCGCGCCGCCGAACACCCCGCCCAGACCGATGCCCGCGGCCGCGCCGACGGCCAGGGCCCCGCAGTACTCGTCGAACACCGCGAAGCCGGACAACAAGCGCAAGTACGCCCTGTTCGCCGGGGCGGGAGCCGCGGTCGTCGTGGCCGCGGTGGTCCTGTTCCTGGTGCTGAACTCCGGCAGCGACGGCGCCGGGGGCGACCAGACCGCCCAGTCGCCCGGCGCCCAGCCGACCACGGGCCAGACCACGCCGAAGAGCGGTCAGAGCAGCGCGACGAACGCCCCCGCGGGTCTCGGCCAGACGATCCCGGAAGGCAAGATCACCGACTTCCAGGCGGCCGGCCACGCCATCACGGGCTTCTACGACAACCCCGCCGGCGGCTGGTCGAAGCTGACGCCGGCCGCGCAGCAGGTGTACGGCAGCGAGCAGGCGTTCGCCGAGTACTGGGCGAACAACAAGGTCTCCGACTACGCGAGCGCCCGCGCCGACAGCGGCGGCGCGAACTCCGACGGCTCGATCACGATGAACCTGACGGTCAACGGCACGCGCAACGCCTACCGGATCGTCACGGTCGGCGGCACGATGCTCATCGACGCCGACACGCGGCTCGGCCCGCAAGGGGCGCCCGGCTCCGGGTACTGA
- a CDS encoding TVP38/TMEM64 family protein — MSGRTKLICALAVLAVFAAAAVLLPIPGPAELRAWAATTGAATPLVLFVAYSLLTVAPIPRTVFNLAAGLLVGTAAGIAIGLAATTIAAALSFGLARLLGRDLVTRHLHRSAVRTVNDRLSDGGVLAITSLRLIPVVPFAPFSYLCGVSSVRPFPYLAGTLLGSVPGTVAVVVLGDALTGGTPPALLVCYGVFALAGAIGLVRVFRKRAPVPAPEPAGPAG, encoded by the coding sequence GTGTCCGGCCGCACCAAGCTGATCTGCGCGCTCGCCGTGCTCGCCGTCTTCGCGGCGGCCGCGGTGCTGCTGCCGATCCCCGGTCCGGCCGAACTGCGGGCCTGGGCGGCCACCACCGGCGCCGCCACCCCGCTCGTGCTGTTCGTCGCCTACTCGCTGCTCACCGTGGCGCCGATCCCGCGGACCGTGTTCAACCTCGCCGCCGGGCTGCTCGTGGGCACCGCGGCCGGCATCGCGATCGGCCTGGCCGCCACCACCATCGCGGCGGCGCTGTCCTTCGGGCTGGCCCGCCTGCTCGGGCGCGACCTCGTCACCCGCCACCTGCACCGGTCCGCCGTCCGGACCGTGAACGACCGGCTCTCCGACGGCGGCGTCCTGGCCATCACCTCGCTGCGGTTGATCCCGGTCGTCCCGTTCGCCCCGTTCAGCTACCTCTGCGGCGTGTCGTCCGTGCGACCGTTCCCCTACCTCGCCGGTACGCTGCTGGGCAGCGTGCCCGGCACCGTCGCCGTGGTCGTCCTCGGCGACGCCCTGACCGGCGGAACGCCACCGGCGCTGCTCGTCTGTTACGGCGTGTTCGCGCTGGCCGGGGCGATCGGCCTGGTCCGGGTCTTCCGGAAACGGGCGCCGGTGCCCGCACCGGAGCCCGCCGGACCGGCTGGCTGA
- a CDS encoding TIGR04222 domain-containing membrane protein: MNDPWGISGPDFVVLYIALLGVVLLVRIIVSGVMAGRAMRADDGRPVPPPTVYQLAFLAGGPDRAVDAAVAALVDRGQLRVNSYKQVSQAGARPSEPLEQAVYDVAQLKTTATIRAYVRRSAVMKALETGLDQQGLLVSAAAKRQSRTIGLVLQLAVLAFGLVRLVNGISLGRPVGVLVFLVLIAAVLAIVAAVRRSKTGARQPSAAGHRVLGQARSAASGPVPAGMLAGGVLLGGAAAAVALGGWSMYPDEELSAALTPPASFGGGGSSGGSSCSSGSSCSSSSSCSSGSSCGSSCGGGGCGG, encoded by the coding sequence ATGAACGACCCGTGGGGCATTTCCGGACCGGATTTCGTGGTCCTCTACATCGCGTTGCTCGGCGTGGTCCTGCTGGTCAGGATCATCGTGTCCGGCGTCATGGCCGGCCGCGCGATGCGCGCGGACGACGGCAGGCCGGTCCCGCCGCCGACCGTCTACCAGCTCGCGTTCCTCGCCGGCGGCCCCGACCGGGCCGTCGACGCGGCGGTCGCGGCGCTGGTGGACCGCGGGCAGCTGCGCGTCAACAGCTACAAGCAGGTCAGCCAGGCCGGGGCCCGGCCCTCGGAGCCGCTGGAGCAGGCGGTCTACGACGTGGCGCAGCTGAAGACGACGGCGACGATCCGGGCGTACGTCCGCCGCTCCGCGGTGATGAAGGCGCTGGAAACCGGCCTCGACCAGCAAGGACTGCTGGTGTCGGCGGCGGCGAAGCGGCAGTCGCGGACGATCGGGCTCGTCCTGCAGCTCGCCGTGCTGGCGTTCGGCCTGGTGCGGCTGGTCAACGGCATCTCGCTCGGCCGCCCGGTCGGGGTCCTGGTGTTCCTGGTGCTGATCGCGGCGGTGCTCGCGATCGTGGCGGCGGTCCGCCGGTCGAAGACGGGCGCCCGGCAGCCGTCGGCGGCGGGGCACCGCGTGCTCGGCCAGGCGCGCTCGGCGGCGTCCGGCCCGGTACCGGCGGGCATGCTCGCGGGCGGCGTGCTGCTCGGCGGCGCCGCGGCGGCGGTCGCGCTGGGCGGCTGGTCGATGTACCCGGACGAGGAGCTCAGCGCGGCGCTGACCCCGCCGGCGTCGTTCGGCGGCGGTGGCTCGTCGGGTGGTTCGTCGTGCAGCAGCGGCTCGTCGTGCTCGAGCTCGTCGTCGTGCAGCAGCGGCTCGTCCTGCGGTTCTTCGTGCGGCGGAGGGGGCTGCGGTGGGTGA
- the msrB gene encoding peptide-methionine (R)-S-oxide reductase MsrB has product MKPVVGATPRVVKSEQEWRQQLNPDEYAVLRQAGTERPFTGEYTDTKTTGVYECRACGAELFRSDTKFESHCGWPSFFDPADSDAVLLREDRAMGMKRIEVLCGSCHSHLGHVFEGEGYPTPTDQRYCINSISLKLVPEPGTPPA; this is encoded by the coding sequence ATGAAACCCGTTGTCGGCGCGACCCCGCGCGTCGTGAAGTCCGAGCAGGAATGGCGGCAGCAGCTCAACCCCGACGAGTACGCCGTCCTTCGCCAGGCGGGGACCGAACGGCCGTTCACCGGCGAATACACCGACACCAAGACGACCGGCGTCTACGAGTGCCGCGCGTGCGGTGCGGAGCTGTTCCGCAGCGACACGAAGTTCGAGAGCCACTGCGGCTGGCCGTCCTTCTTCGACCCCGCGGATTCCGATGCGGTGCTGCTGCGTGAAGACCGCGCCATGGGCATGAAGCGGATCGAGGTGCTCTGCGGCTCCTGCCACAGCCACCTCGGGCACGTCTTCGAGGGCGAGGGCTACCCGACCCCGACCGACCAGCGCTACTGCATCAACTCGATCTCCCTGAAGCTGGTCCCCGAGCCCGGAACCCCGCCAGCCTAA
- a CDS encoding CoA transferase, translating to MREAVEGVWEALTGSRPGPFALTGTEDVLPGPYRVAAAATASIAAATLAAGELLKLRGIEPGVVTADTRHAAAAFHSEQLLRVDGTGAESVWAPLSGNYRAADGWVRLHCNYPRHEAAVCWGLGVPGTRGAVAKAVAGRPAREIEHAVVSAGGAAAELRTPEDWAAHPQGSAVASLPLVSLEPLEAAPKRTLFYSDRPLGGVRVLELTHVLAGPVAGRVLAAHGADVLHVGAAHLPRVEALVRDTGQGKRSTFVALDTEGGRARLKKLISRADVLVQSFRPGALEKIGFGPSELAELRPGLVIADLSAYGWEGPWARRRGFDSLVQMSNGMAWGPEEPSPLPVQALDHATGWLAAAAVMTAVHRQLTDGGTWRARLSLAGTGRWLDSLGRKDPAAVEVDYSDLMEDADSGYGRLTRVRMAGGLPGAEPHWDFGTRLPGVDKPTWTP from the coding sequence GTGCGCGAGGCAGTCGAGGGCGTCTGGGAGGCGCTCACCGGTTCGCGGCCGGGACCCTTCGCACTCACCGGCACCGAAGACGTGCTGCCCGGCCCGTACCGGGTGGCGGCCGCGGCGACGGCGTCCATCGCGGCGGCGACCCTGGCGGCGGGCGAACTGCTGAAGCTGCGCGGGATCGAGCCCGGCGTCGTCACCGCGGACACGCGGCACGCGGCGGCGGCGTTCCACAGCGAGCAGCTGCTGCGGGTGGACGGCACGGGCGCGGAGTCGGTCTGGGCACCGCTGTCCGGCAACTACCGCGCGGCCGACGGCTGGGTGCGCCTGCACTGCAACTACCCGCGCCACGAAGCGGCGGTGTGCTGGGGATTGGGCGTGCCCGGCACCCGCGGCGCGGTCGCGAAGGCGGTCGCCGGCCGTCCCGCGCGCGAGATCGAGCACGCGGTCGTCAGCGCCGGGGGAGCGGCCGCCGAGCTGCGCACGCCGGAGGACTGGGCGGCGCACCCGCAGGGGTCGGCGGTGGCTTCGCTGCCGCTGGTTTCGCTGGAGCCGCTGGAAGCGGCGCCGAAACGGACGTTGTTCTACTCGGACCGCCCGCTGGGCGGCGTCCGGGTCCTGGAACTGACGCACGTCCTCGCCGGCCCGGTGGCCGGCCGGGTCCTGGCCGCGCACGGCGCCGACGTCCTGCACGTCGGGGCGGCGCACCTGCCACGCGTCGAAGCTTTGGTGCGTGACACCGGCCAGGGCAAGCGTTCGACGTTCGTGGCACTCGACACCGAGGGCGGCCGCGCGCGGCTGAAGAAGCTGATCAGCCGGGCGGACGTACTGGTCCAGTCGTTCCGCCCGGGCGCGCTGGAGAAGATCGGGTTCGGCCCGTCGGAGCTGGCTGAGCTGCGGCCGGGCTTGGTGATCGCGGACCTGAGCGCGTACGGCTGGGAGGGTCCGTGGGCCCGCCGGCGCGGCTTCGACAGCCTGGTCCAGATGTCGAACGGGATGGCCTGGGGTCCGGAGGAGCCTTCGCCGCTGCCGGTCCAGGCACTGGACCACGCAACGGGCTGGCTCGCGGCGGCGGCGGTCATGACGGCGGTGCACCGCCAGCTCACGGACGGCGGCACGTGGCGCGCGCGGCTTTCGCTGGCGGGCACGGGCCGGTGGCTGGATTCGCTGGGCCGCAAGGATCCCGCGGCCGTCGAGGTCGACTACAGCGACCTGATGGAGGACGCGGACAGCGGCTACGGCCGCCTGACGCGGGTCCGCATGGCGGGCGGGCTGCCGGGTGCGGAGCCCCACTGGGACTTCGGAACGCGGCTGCCGGGAGTCGACAAACCGACCTGGACCCCTTAG
- a CDS encoding TIGR04222 domain-containing membrane protein, whose protein sequence is MTDTWGVPGPVFAGLYLALLLLPALAAAVRGGLLLRGHAGGTPKRPEELALLTGGRRRFGEYVVAGLLDQQVIRLAGNGRLSRVKGTTIDSAGREALSRIGKNGSAVERVCDAAAEHKTALELETSLIGRGLLADPRKLRSTWVTTAVAYWVVVAVGLVRLIAGASSGHPVGILLGLLAVGVVVAITVTVKARKPREVKATFAGRAAAEAARRAGTLVAGPAGAVAAGGLSAHPDKDVRLAVTRAAQHSNARAHSRRSRTRFAGAGGGAAVGYYGGSSCGGGGGSSCGGGGSSCGGGGGGCGG, encoded by the coding sequence ATGACCGACACCTGGGGCGTTCCCGGACCGGTGTTCGCGGGCCTGTACCTGGCCCTGCTGCTCCTGCCGGCGCTGGCCGCCGCGGTGCGCGGCGGGCTCCTGCTGCGCGGCCACGCGGGCGGCACGCCGAAGCGGCCGGAAGAGCTGGCGCTGCTGACCGGCGGACGGCGGCGCTTCGGCGAGTACGTCGTGGCCGGCCTGCTCGACCAGCAGGTCATCCGGCTGGCCGGCAACGGGCGGCTCAGCCGCGTCAAGGGCACCACGATCGACAGCGCCGGCCGCGAAGCCCTCAGCCGCATCGGCAAGAACGGCTCCGCCGTCGAGCGCGTGTGCGACGCCGCGGCCGAGCACAAGACCGCGCTCGAACTCGAGACCTCGCTGATCGGCCGGGGACTGCTCGCCGACCCGCGGAAACTGCGTTCGACCTGGGTCACCACCGCGGTGGCCTACTGGGTCGTGGTCGCCGTCGGCCTGGTCCGGCTGATCGCCGGGGCGAGCAGCGGGCACCCGGTCGGGATCCTGCTCGGCCTGCTCGCGGTGGGCGTCGTCGTGGCGATCACCGTCACCGTGAAGGCACGCAAGCCGCGCGAGGTCAAGGCCACGTTCGCCGGCCGGGCGGCCGCCGAAGCGGCTCGCCGCGCCGGGACGCTCGTGGCCGGCCCGGCGGGCGCCGTCGCGGCGGGTGGGCTGAGCGCGCACCCCGACAAGGACGTCCGGTTGGCCGTCACCCGGGCCGCGCAGCACTCGAACGCACGCGCTCACAGCCGCCGTAGCCGTACCCGCTTCGCCGGGGCCGGGGGCGGCGCGGCCGTCGGCTACTACGGCGGCAGCTCCTGCGGCGGGGGCGGCGGGAGTTCCTGCGGCGGCGGGGGCAGCTCGTGCGGTGGTGGCGGTGGGGGCTGCGGCGGTTGA
- a CDS encoding DUF692 domain-containing protein yields the protein MGELGIGIGWRHELDLSIARLPGVDWVEVVAENLHADHLPETLVALRRKGLPVLPHAVSLSLGGAEPLDTGRVQHLAEIARAVDAPLVSDHVCFVRAGGLDSGHLMPLPRTREALDVLVANVRLAQSIVDVPFALENIAAVLDWPDNELTEEQFLTELTDRTGCRLIIDVANLYANARNIGTDPVAFLDGIPWERLAYVHMAGGIERDGVYHDTHAHPVLPEVLALLTELRRRTDPPGVLLERDDDYPSDDELAAELAALRAAVTG from the coding sequence GTGGGTGAGCTCGGCATCGGCATCGGGTGGCGGCACGAACTGGACCTGTCCATCGCGCGGCTGCCCGGTGTCGACTGGGTGGAGGTGGTCGCGGAGAACCTGCACGCCGACCACCTCCCGGAGACGCTGGTGGCCCTGCGGCGCAAGGGCTTGCCGGTGCTGCCGCACGCCGTCTCGCTGTCACTGGGCGGCGCCGAGCCCCTCGACACCGGCCGCGTCCAGCACCTGGCGGAGATCGCGCGGGCCGTGGACGCGCCCCTGGTCAGCGACCACGTGTGCTTCGTGCGCGCGGGCGGGCTCGACTCGGGGCACCTGATGCCGCTCCCCCGCACCCGCGAAGCGCTGGACGTGCTGGTGGCGAACGTCCGGCTGGCCCAGTCCATCGTGGACGTACCGTTCGCGCTGGAGAACATCGCGGCGGTGCTGGACTGGCCGGACAACGAGCTGACCGAGGAGCAGTTCCTCACGGAGCTGACCGACCGGACCGGTTGCCGGCTGATCATCGACGTCGCGAACCTGTACGCGAACGCCCGCAACATCGGCACGGACCCGGTGGCGTTCCTGGACGGCATCCCGTGGGAACGGCTGGCGTACGTGCACATGGCGGGCGGCATCGAGCGCGACGGCGTCTACCACGACACGCACGCGCACCCGGTGCTGCCGGAGGTGCTCGCGTTGTTGACGGAGCTGCGTCGCCGGACGGACCCGCCGGGGGTGTTGCTGGAGCGCGACGACGACTACCCGAGCGACGACGAGCTGGCCGCGGAGCTGGCGGCGCTGCGCGCGGCGGTGACGGGGTGA